In Paenibacillus sp. BIC5C1, a genomic segment contains:
- a CDS encoding ABC transporter substrate-binding protein, producing MRGFSWGKRSVRAGLGILLMCTVGLSGCTQGTSSTESVHQAATSLPKDELVLAVGTEPEGGFDPTTGWGQYGSPLFQSTLLKRDAKLQLVNDLATEHSVSEDGLTWTVTLRDDVKFSDGEPLTAEDVRFTFETAAKSGSVIDLTNMADVEAPDTTTVVFTLKSPQSTFISLLTTLGIVPEHAYGPDYAEHPVGSGPYKLVQWDKGQQAIVEANEQYYGKKSTFHKLTFLYLDEDAAFAAAQAGTVDIAAIPAAFSKQQVSGMKLESVKTVDNRGIMFPMQPAGAKSGDGLPAGNDVTSDISIRKAVNVAINRTALVEGVLEGRGRPAYSVSDDLPWSNPDSVFADANPDEAKQILADGGWVDTDGDGIVEKNGTKAEFNLLYFAGDLTRQSLALAAADMVAQAGIKVNVEGKSREETKKLAYTNAVLFGWGSHDPLETYNLYSSTHKGEGYYNTGLYSNPAVDHWMQQALQATTEEEALPFWQKAEWDGSTGFSYQGDAPWAWLVNIDHLYLVKNGLNIGEQQIHPHGHGWPVTSNLEEWSWDAESK from the coding sequence ATGCGCGGATTTTCATGGGGGAAACGATCGGTTAGAGCGGGATTAGGCATTTTACTTATGTGTACAGTTGGGTTGTCGGGATGTACACAGGGGACATCCTCAACAGAGAGCGTCCATCAGGCGGCGACTTCTCTTCCAAAAGACGAATTGGTGCTGGCCGTTGGCACGGAACCGGAAGGCGGATTTGATCCCACTACGGGCTGGGGACAGTACGGCTCGCCGCTCTTTCAGAGCACTTTGCTGAAAAGGGATGCCAAGCTCCAACTGGTCAATGATCTGGCGACAGAGCATTCCGTCAGTGAAGATGGGCTGACTTGGACCGTCACACTTCGGGATGATGTAAAGTTCTCCGATGGTGAGCCACTGACGGCTGAAGATGTCAGGTTTACGTTTGAAACGGCTGCCAAGAGCGGTTCGGTCATCGATCTGACCAATATGGCTGATGTGGAAGCACCGGATACAACTACTGTCGTCTTTACATTGAAGTCGCCGCAGTCCACGTTTATCAGTCTTCTGACGACACTCGGTATTGTGCCTGAGCACGCCTATGGTCCTGATTATGCCGAGCATCCGGTTGGGTCTGGTCCATACAAGCTGGTGCAGTGGGATAAGGGGCAGCAGGCGATCGTCGAGGCTAACGAACAATATTACGGGAAAAAATCCACATTCCATAAACTTACATTTCTCTATCTGGATGAGGATGCAGCATTTGCGGCGGCGCAGGCCGGTACTGTCGATATCGCAGCTATCCCGGCGGCATTCAGCAAGCAGCAGGTAAGTGGCATGAAGCTTGAATCAGTGAAAACAGTGGATAACCGGGGCATCATGTTCCCGATGCAACCCGCAGGTGCGAAGTCTGGTGACGGCCTGCCGGCAGGCAATGATGTTACATCCGACATCTCCATTCGTAAAGCGGTAAATGTCGCGATTAATCGCACTGCATTGGTGGAGGGGGTACTGGAGGGGCGTGGTCGTCCGGCCTACTCGGTCAGCGACGATCTGCCGTGGAGTAATCCGGATTCTGTATTTGCAGATGCGAATCCGGATGAAGCGAAGCAGATTCTGGCTGATGGCGGCTGGGTGGACACAGATGGTGATGGAATTGTGGAAAAGAACGGCACGAAGGCTGAGTTCAATCTGCTTTATTTTGCAGGGGATCTAACTAGACAATCTCTGGCACTGGCTGCTGCGGATATGGTGGCCCAGGCAGGGATCAAGGTCAATGTAGAGGGGAAGAGCCGGGAAGAGACGAAAAAGCTGGCCTATACTAATGCCGTATTATTCGGGTGGGGCAGTCATGATCCGCTTGAGACATACAACCTCTACAGTAGTACCCATAAAGGGGAAGGTTACTACAACACTGGATTGTACAGCAATCCAGCTGTGGACCACTGGATGCAACAAGCTCTCCAAGCGACAACGGAAGAAGAGGCACTGCCCTTCTGGCAGAAAGCGGAGTGGGACGGATCGACAGGATTCAGCTACCAGGGCGATGCGCCATGGGCATGGCTGGTGAACATTGATCATCTGTATCTGGTGAAGAATGGTCTAAATATCGGTGAACAGCAGATCCATCCACATGGTCATGGGTGGCCGGTGACATCCAATCTGGAAGAATGGTCATGGGATGCAGAATCGAAATAG
- a CDS encoding ABC transporter permease: protein MEDRMGWVRFVGFKMLRLLSLLAGVSVVSFILMQFSPVDPVEAYIGGDMIRVSAEQRSLIEDRWGLNDSPVERLLTWGQALVQGDLGTSMIYRQPVADIIQERFMNSVALMAVAWALSGLIGFGLGVVAGMKRDSRLDRLICWYCYTLASTPVFWIALLLLMVFGVWLGWLPIGLGVPAGMAADQVTWGDRAMHMILPALTLSLTGVAAIALHTRQKLVDVLDSDYILFARARGERGVQLFRRHGFRHVVLPALTLQFASFSELFGGAVLAEQVFSYPGLGQATVQAGLRGDVPLLLGLVLCSAIFVFTGNMLADILYRIIDPRMKEEAIG from the coding sequence ATGGAGGACAGGATGGGATGGGTCAGATTTGTCGGATTTAAAATGCTGCGGCTGTTATCTTTGCTGGCAGGAGTCAGCGTGGTGTCGTTTATATTAATGCAGTTCTCTCCGGTGGACCCGGTGGAGGCCTACATTGGTGGAGATATGATCAGGGTGAGCGCAGAACAGCGCAGTCTTATTGAGGATCGCTGGGGACTCAATGATTCACCCGTAGAACGGCTGCTTACTTGGGGGCAGGCACTAGTCCAAGGCGATCTGGGAACATCGATGATCTATAGGCAGCCGGTTGCGGACATCATCCAGGAACGATTCATGAATTCTGTCGCTCTTATGGCGGTGGCTTGGGCGTTATCCGGTCTGATTGGATTCGGTCTGGGTGTTGTTGCTGGCATGAAACGGGACTCGCGACTGGATCGTCTGATCTGTTGGTACTGTTACACACTGGCTTCCACTCCGGTATTCTGGATCGCGCTGTTACTGCTTATGGTATTCGGTGTATGGCTTGGCTGGCTGCCAATCGGACTTGGTGTACCTGCGGGTATGGCAGCAGATCAAGTGACATGGGGAGATCGGGCCATGCACATGATTCTGCCTGCGTTGACGTTGAGTCTGACGGGCGTAGCCGCTATTGCCTTACATACCCGGCAGAAGCTCGTGGATGTGCTGGACTCGGATTATATTCTTTTTGCGAGGGCACGAGGTGAGCGAGGTGTTCAACTGTTTCGTCGCCATGGGTTCAGGCATGTGGTACTGCCAGCTTTGACGCTGCAATTTGCTTCATTTAGTGAATTGTTCGGTGGAGCTGTGCTCGCGGAGCAAGTGTTTTCCTATCCCGGATTGGGTCAAGCAACGGTCCAGGCGGGATTGCGCGGTGATGTGCCGCTGCTGCTGGGACTTGTGCTGTGCAGTGCGATATTTGTGTTTACAGGCAATATGTTGGCCGATATTCTATACCGTATCATTGATCCGCGCATGAAGGAGGAGGCTATAGGATGA
- a CDS encoding ABC transporter permease, producing MIWGGLAVMWIAIVWLTGRLLPAESTLTSLMDRNLAPAWAHPFGTDWLGRDMFMRTLKGLATSIQVGLMAACGGGLIALLLGLAAASGKAADRVISWIIDLFLSVPHLVSLVMLAFVFGGGLPGVALAIALTHWPNLARIVRAEMIQLRSAEYIHISRRLGHSRMRIAVRHMLPHLIPQLFVGVLLIFPHAILHEAAITFLGLGLSPQQPAIGIILSESMRYLSAGMWWLAFFPGFALLLVVRAFDVLGSSLKTLTGTGSSREVV from the coding sequence ATGATCTGGGGTGGCCTGGCTGTGATGTGGATTGCCATCGTGTGGCTGACAGGCAGACTGCTTCCGGCAGAATCGACGCTGACCTCCTTAATGGATCGGAATCTGGCTCCAGCCTGGGCACATCCTTTTGGTACGGATTGGCTGGGAAGAGATATGTTCATGCGCACATTAAAAGGTTTAGCAACGAGCATTCAAGTGGGGTTAATGGCGGCTTGTGGCGGCGGACTTATCGCGCTATTGCTGGGGCTCGCTGCTGCTTCAGGGAAGGCTGCGGACCGGGTCATTTCATGGATTATTGACCTCTTCCTGAGTGTTCCTCACTTGGTGTCGCTGGTAATGTTGGCTTTTGTGTTCGGTGGAGGTTTGCCTGGGGTGGCATTAGCGATTGCTCTGACCCATTGGCCGAATCTGGCCCGCATTGTACGGGCAGAGATGATTCAGCTGAGATCAGCAGAGTATATTCACATCTCACGCAGATTGGGTCATTCACGAATGCGTATTGCGGTGCGACACATGCTCCCCCATCTGATCCCGCAGCTGTTCGTGGGAGTGCTGCTGATCTTCCCTCATGCCATTCTGCATGAGGCAGCGATTACGTTTCTGGGGCTGGGGCTGTCGCCGCAGCAGCCAGCGATCGGTATTATTTTATCAGAGTCGATGAGATATTTATCTGCAGGAATGTGGTGGTTGGCTTTTTTCCCAGGTTTCGCATTGTTGTTGGTCGTTCGTGCATTTGATGTGTTGGGCAGTAGTCTGAAGACATTAACGGGAACTGGCAGTTCAAGGGAGGTGGTGTAG
- a CDS encoding ABC transporter ATP-binding protein, producing the protein MALLEVEGVSVSFRRARGWFGHEETHVIQDLNLTVNEGEIVAVVGASGSGKSVLAQAIMGILPANATIEGRISYAGEPLTMDRQLHLRGNELVYIPQSVNYLDPLLKVGRQVQPVSQKTGRKHGSTLRSTMHKAEQELTGRYGLPHGTTGKYPFELSGGMARRVLMATATSGDPKLIIADEPTPGIHPEVLAETMKQFRQLANEGVGILWITHDITTALTAADRISVFYAGSNVETAQACDFTGKGEKLRHPYTKALWNALPQNEFQPLSGTQPETGRQQVGGCSFAPRCIGATMVCTSERPELRKFRDGEVRCIHAT; encoded by the coding sequence ATGGCTCTTCTTGAAGTAGAGGGAGTGTCGGTTTCGTTCCGGCGTGCTCGAGGATGGTTTGGGCACGAGGAGACCCATGTTATTCAGGATCTGAATCTGACTGTGAATGAAGGGGAGATTGTCGCCGTCGTAGGGGCAAGTGGATCAGGCAAAAGTGTGCTGGCGCAGGCGATCATGGGCATTCTTCCTGCCAATGCGACGATAGAAGGTCGAATTAGCTATGCAGGCGAACCCTTGACCATGGACCGGCAGCTTCATCTGCGCGGCAATGAACTGGTGTACATTCCGCAATCGGTCAATTATTTGGACCCGTTGTTGAAGGTGGGCAGGCAGGTTCAACCTGTAAGCCAAAAGACAGGGCGCAAGCACGGATCGACGCTCCGATCCACGATGCACAAGGCAGAGCAGGAACTGACGGGACGTTATGGATTGCCACATGGCACGACGGGTAAATATCCGTTTGAACTGTCAGGTGGTATGGCTCGGCGGGTGTTGATGGCAACGGCCACCTCGGGCGATCCGAAACTCATTATTGCAGATGAGCCCACACCTGGCATCCATCCCGAAGTGCTGGCTGAAACGATGAAGCAATTTAGACAACTGGCCAATGAAGGCGTCGGCATCCTTTGGATTACCCATGATATTACGACTGCTTTGACGGCAGCAGACCGCATATCCGTATTTTACGCAGGCTCCAATGTGGAGACGGCACAGGCATGTGATTTTACAGGTAAGGGCGAAAAATTAAGACATCCATACACGAAGGCACTTTGGAATGCGTTGCCGCAAAATGAATTTCAACCTCTGTCTGGTACCCAGCCTGAAACAGGTCGGCAGCAGGTAGGCGGATGCTCATTTGCACCACGCTGCATTGGAGCAACCATGGTTTGCACGAGTGAACGTCCTGAGCTGCGCAAGTTCCGCGACGGGGAAGTGAGGTGCATTCATGCCACTTGA